A genomic stretch from Alphaproteobacteria bacterium includes:
- a CDS encoding DegT/DnrJ/EryC1/StrS family aminotransferase has product MTQIQREIPFGRPWLDDEDRQAVMEILNGHVLTHGPKGKEFETKFQHFVGGGYAVTTSSCMASLHLSAIHIGLKPGDEVIVPAQTHVATVHAVELLGATPIFVDCELETGNMNISLIESKITPKTKAIFIVHFAGIPMEMDKVCQIAEKHKLKVIEDCALAVGGYYKNKHVGLWGDMGCFSFYPVKHMTTAEGGMLISKVEKTAKDIAHFRAFSVDRTYSERKTPGVYDVNGVGLNYRLSELQAALGCTQINKLPENLRRRKKNFDTLKELLLKGGSVRVLDASHSDVQNSHYCLVAVLDKNIRHKRDGIIQYLTDHKAGCSVYYPHPVPRMAYYQQKYHPNLKEYPNATAISDGSIALPVGPHLDLEDMHLLATLFKQAIS; this is encoded by the coding sequence AAATTCCATTTGGACGTCCTTGGCTTGATGATGAAGACCGGCAAGCGGTTATGGAAATTTTGAACGGTCATGTATTGACCCATGGGCCAAAGGGCAAGGAATTCGAGACAAAATTTCAACATTTTGTTGGGGGTGGCTATGCTGTTACCACTAGTTCTTGTATGGCATCCCTCCATTTAAGTGCAATACATATTGGGCTTAAGCCTGGAGATGAAGTCATCGTCCCCGCTCAAACGCATGTAGCAACAGTTCATGCCGTTGAACTCTTGGGCGCAACGCCAATCTTTGTCGATTGTGAGCTGGAGACAGGCAATATGAATATTTCATTAATAGAATCAAAGATTACACCAAAAACAAAGGCAATTTTTATTGTGCATTTTGCTGGAATCCCTATGGAAATGGATAAAGTTTGTCAAATTGCCGAAAAGCATAAACTGAAGGTTATTGAGGATTGTGCCCTTGCCGTAGGAGGTTATTATAAGAATAAGCATGTTGGTCTTTGGGGAGATATGGGTTGCTTTTCGTTTTATCCCGTAAAGCACATGACAACAGCAGAAGGAGGAATGCTGATCTCCAAGGTTGAAAAAACTGCAAAGGACATTGCCCACTTTCGAGCCTTTAGTGTGGATCGTACCTATAGTGAGCGTAAAACGCCAGGAGTGTATGATGTAAATGGTGTTGGACTTAACTATCGATTGAGTGAATTGCAAGCAGCACTTGGCTGTACACAAATCAATAAGTTGCCTGAAAATTTACGTCGTCGAAAAAAGAATTTTGACACATTGAAAGAGTTGCTTTTAAAAGGAGGAAGTGTTCGAGTTTTGGATGCGAGTCATTCTGACGTTCAAAACAGTCATTACTGTTTGGTTGCGGTTCTGGATAAAAATATAAGACACAAACGAGATGGTATTATACAATATTTAACCGATCACAAGGCGGGCTGTAGCGTTTATTATCCACATCCTGTGCCCCGCATGGCCTACTATCAGCAAAAATATCATCCGAATTTAAAGGAGTACCCTAATGCGACAGCAATTAGCGATGGCTCAATTGCTTTACCTGTAGGTCCTCACTTAGACCTAGAAGATATGCATCTTTTGGCAACCCTGTTTAAACAGGCTATCTCGTAA
- a CDS encoding NAD(P)-dependent oxidoreductase, with protein sequence MNSIKDLKITLIGGGGFIGHNLALSLHKLGAQVDIIDSLQVNNLYAFGKASPELLHRDLYLKIINQRLDMLRNANISLHLQDARDYHALSRILTDIAPDVVIHLAAVSHANKSNKDPYSTFDHSLRTLENALDNSRSSIKHFIYFSSSMVYGNFQDAAVTEETICNPIGIYGALKYAGEKLVIAYNQVFNLPYTIIRPSALYGERCVSRRVGQIFLENAVQGKNVVIHGDGSDKLDFTYIQDLIQGVVKIIENPEAINETFNITCGQGREIREMAEMVKESFPTVEIEYLPKDALMPDRGTLSIEKAKRLIGYEPEYPLHKGYKEYINWYKNFMVQQNGI encoded by the coding sequence ATGAATTCAATCAAAGATCTTAAAATAACTCTCATTGGTGGGGGTGGATTTATCGGCCACAATCTAGCTCTGTCTCTCCATAAATTGGGTGCCCAAGTGGATATTATTGATAGTTTACAGGTAAATAATCTTTATGCCTTTGGAAAAGCATCTCCAGAACTTTTGCACCGTGACTTGTATCTCAAAATTATTAATCAACGCCTCGATATGTTAAGAAATGCTAATATTTCCCTTCATCTTCAAGATGCACGTGATTATCATGCTTTAAGCCGAATCCTTACAGATATTGCTCCAGACGTTGTGATTCATCTGGCAGCTGTTTCTCATGCGAATAAGTCAAACAAAGATCCCTATAGTACCTTTGATCATAGTCTTCGGACCCTAGAGAATGCCCTCGATAATAGCCGTAGTTCCATCAAGCATTTCATCTATTTTTCGTCAAGTATGGTTTATGGAAACTTTCAAGATGCAGCTGTTACGGAAGAAACAATTTGTAATCCAATTGGAATTTATGGGGCTTTAAAATACGCAGGCGAAAAACTTGTGATTGCTTATAATCAAGTCTTTAATCTTCCCTATACGATTATCCGCCCTTCAGCCTTATATGGCGAGCGGTGTGTAAGCCGCCGGGTCGGACAAATCTTTCTCGAAAATGCGGTTCAAGGAAAAAATGTTGTCATTCATGGAGATGGAAGCGACAAGCTTGATTTTACTTACATTCAAGATTTGATCCAAGGCGTGGTAAAAATTATTGAGAATCCTGAGGCCATTAATGAAACCTTTAATATTACCTGTGGTCAGGGACGAGAAATAAGAGAAATGGCCGAAATGGTTAAAGAGAGTTTCCCTACGGTAGAAATTGAATATCTTCCCAAAGATGCTTTGATGCCTGATCGGGGTACGCTATCGATTGAAAAGGCCAAACGACTTATCGGTTATGAACCAGAGTATCCTCTTCACAAGGGTTATAAAGAATATATCAATTGGTACAAAAATTTTATGGTTCAACAAAATGGTATATAA
- a CDS encoding GNAT family N-acetyltransferase gives MNQSILFTRVIKNISIGTKILWFNKMVYKDIWLSQYFEGGAYRCESPYNEQEMPQGFIYAKVPLENTHDVNFLIQKGFKAVEVLVQFEQNKLFPYKPQAEFQIEVCSGEDKNDIVKIAETAFKFSRFSRDEEIVELTANQIKADWVANYFEGQRGDKMIVAREGEKVVGFLLLINKSTIDLIAVADTHKGRGIALSLIGYANQNIGLLNAGTQLINKPSVNLYEKSGFTIKQSHYILHRHVK, from the coding sequence ATGAACCAGAGTATCCTCTTCACAAGGGTTATAAAGAATATATCAATTGGTACAAAAATTTTATGGTTCAACAAAATGGTATATAAAGACATTTGGCTTTCCCAATATTTTGAGGGAGGCGCCTATCGGTGTGAATCACCTTATAATGAACAGGAAATGCCTCAGGGATTTATTTATGCCAAGGTTCCTCTCGAAAATACCCATGATGTTAATTTCTTGATACAAAAGGGTTTTAAGGCTGTAGAGGTACTTGTTCAGTTCGAGCAAAATAAACTATTTCCTTATAAGCCTCAGGCAGAGTTTCAAATTGAGGTTTGTAGTGGAGAAGATAAAAACGATATTGTTAAAATCGCTGAAACAGCTTTCAAATTTTCTCGCTTCTCTCGAGATGAAGAGATCGTCGAGCTGACGGCCAATCAGATTAAAGCGGATTGGGTGGCTAATTACTTTGAGGGTCAAAGGGGAGATAAGATGATCGTGGCCCGTGAGGGGGAAAAAGTTGTTGGATTTTTACTGTTAATCAACAAATCAACGATTGATTTAATTGCTGTTGCAGATACGCATAAAGGCAGAGGTATCGCCTTATCATTGATCGGGTATGCTAATCAAAATATTGGGTTATTAAACGCAGGTACACAACTGATTAACAAGCCGTCTGTGAATCTATATGAAAAATCCGGATTTACCATAAAACAGTCTCATTACATACTTCATAGGCACGTTAAATAA
- the asnB gene encoding asparagine synthase (glutamine-hydrolyzing) yields MCGIAGYFGSKKIEQGVINETLHLMKRRGPNGQKHFQHILSNVKRCTFLHSRLSIIDLDHRSDQPFHYKNKTIIFNGEIYNYLEVKEKLKSLGHEFHTDSDTEVLIHALDEWGSAALNIIEGMWAFALLDRQQNTITLSRDPFGEKPLYFYQPERGEIYFGSEIKYIASLTEKKFTPNNDHICRFLVNGYKALYKTGETFFREIQELPRATCMQMDLDGAQRRIHYWHPKVHIQQDMSFAEAVEGTRERLINSVKMRLRSDVPIAFCMSGGVDSNSLISIAKRVFNYDVHGFTILNSDSRYEEQDMIDIGVKELGIKHDGFPIDSSHFFERFRELISYHDAPIITISFYLNWLLQEQISKLGYHISISGTAADELFSGYFDHHVMYFHDVQNDPILLKESIQNWERDIAPIVRNPYLQNSHEFINNPFQRNHAYLNNHKYASYLQNHWSEPFTETYFRTGLLQNRMMNELFHETTPISLHEDDLNAMYYSIENRAPFLDRDLLEFSHSIPTKHLVKQGKAKAVLREAMRGIVPDAILDNKRKVGFNAPVTDLLQTNQSSVRDYLLQDSPIFDILKMEPMAEMINQANHPNSDSKFLFSFVSAKMFLEEFS; encoded by the coding sequence ATGTGTGGCATAGCGGGATATTTTGGCTCAAAAAAGATTGAGCAGGGCGTCATCAATGAAACCTTGCACTTAATGAAAAGACGGGGACCAAATGGGCAAAAGCACTTTCAGCACATTCTTAGTAATGTAAAACGTTGTACTTTTCTTCATTCAAGATTGAGTATCATTGATTTGGATCATAGATCGGATCAACCATTTCATTATAAAAATAAAACCATTATTTTTAATGGAGAAATATACAATTACCTTGAGGTCAAAGAAAAGTTAAAGAGTTTGGGACACGAATTTCACACGGACTCAGACACAGAAGTGCTGATTCATGCGCTTGATGAATGGGGCTCCGCAGCATTGAATATCATTGAAGGAATGTGGGCATTTGCTTTATTGGATCGTCAACAAAATACCATAACACTTTCTCGTGACCCTTTTGGTGAAAAACCTCTTTATTTCTACCAACCAGAAAGAGGTGAGATCTATTTTGGCTCTGAAATTAAATACATAGCTTCTCTGACAGAAAAGAAATTCACACCCAATAACGATCATATTTGTCGATTCCTTGTGAATGGCTATAAAGCTCTTTATAAAACTGGGGAAACATTTTTCAGAGAAATACAAGAACTTCCAAGAGCCACCTGTATGCAGATGGATCTTGATGGCGCTCAAAGAAGGATACACTATTGGCACCCTAAAGTGCATATTCAACAAGATATGAGCTTTGCAGAAGCGGTAGAAGGTACCCGCGAGCGGCTTATAAACTCGGTAAAAATGCGTTTGAGATCAGATGTTCCCATCGCTTTTTGTATGAGCGGGGGTGTGGATTCTAATTCACTTATAAGTATTGCTAAACGTGTTTTTAATTATGATGTCCATGGATTTACAATTCTGAATTCAGATAGTCGCTATGAGGAACAAGATATGATTGACATAGGCGTTAAGGAACTGGGGATTAAGCACGACGGCTTTCCTATTGATTCTAGTCATTTCTTTGAACGCTTTCGAGAACTTATTTCTTATCATGATGCTCCAATCATTACGATCTCATTTTACCTGAACTGGTTACTTCAAGAGCAAATATCAAAGCTTGGGTATCATATTTCCATAAGTGGGACTGCCGCAGATGAATTGTTCTCTGGTTATTTCGATCATCATGTGATGTACTTTCATGATGTTCAAAATGATCCAATTCTATTAAAGGAAAGTATTCAAAATTGGGAAAGAGATATTGCTCCAATTGTTCGCAATCCTTATTTGCAAAATTCACATGAATTTATAAATAATCCTTTTCAAAGAAATCATGCTTATCTAAATAATCACAAATACGCTTCATATTTGCAAAATCACTGGTCAGAGCCTTTTACCGAGACCTATTTTCGAACAGGATTGTTGCAAAACCGCATGATGAACGAGCTTTTTCACGAAACGACGCCCATTAGTTTGCATGAAGATGATCTAAATGCGATGTATTATTCTATTGAAAATCGAGCTCCCTTTTTAGATCGAGACTTACTTGAATTTAGTCATTCAATTCCAACAAAGCATCTTGTTAAGCAAGGAAAAGCTAAGGCAGTCTTGCGAGAAGCCATGAGAGGGATAGTTCCAGACGCGATTCTTGATAATAAGCGTAAAGTTGGATTTAACGCACCGGTTACAGATCTTTTGCAAACAAATCAGTCTTCTGTACGAGACTATCTTCTTCAGGACAGTCCAATCTTTGACATTTTGAAGATGGAGCCTATGGCTGAGATGATTAATCAAGCAAATCACCCGAACAGCGACAGCAAATTTCTTTTCTCGTTTGTTAGTGCAAAAATGTTTCTAGAAGAATTTTCATAA
- a CDS encoding N-acetyl sugar amidotransferase: MNYCHYCVLPNTRPNLVIDESGRCNACQSSNQKVSQINWQERQSHFQQLVDTIKQKAQEWDCVIPVSGGKDSTWQVIKALEYGLKPLCVTWRTPARNAIGQKNLDNLIQLGVDHIDFTINPDVEKKFTLAAFQKKGSLAIPMHMALFGLPLQVASKFKIPLVLWGENSGMEYGGVNQSTLGGKMTRDWLLSYGVTQGTLANYWVSDQLTLKDLSPYIWPTDQELDSSGVTPAFLGWFFHWDPVETFRVAQEHGFESLSGTPKTGYYKFADVDDEFIIGLHHWLKWYKFGFTRLWDNLSLEIRNNRMTRDEAIQVISDVGDEYPQEAIDKFCQWVGITESSFRAMAEKFRNKDVWTFQNGRWRIKNFLIPNWIWT, translated from the coding sequence ATGAATTATTGTCACTACTGTGTGTTACCAAACACCAGACCTAACCTTGTCATTGACGAAAGCGGTCGGTGCAATGCTTGTCAATCCTCCAATCAAAAAGTAAGTCAAATCAATTGGCAGGAACGACAGAGTCATTTTCAGCAGCTTGTTGATACTATTAAACAAAAAGCACAAGAATGGGACTGTGTCATTCCCGTCTCAGGGGGAAAAGATAGTACCTGGCAAGTTATAAAGGCTCTTGAATATGGGTTGAAACCCCTATGTGTAACATGGAGAACGCCTGCTCGTAATGCGATTGGTCAAAAGAATCTTGATAACCTCATTCAATTGGGCGTAGATCATATCGACTTTACAATCAATCCAGATGTCGAAAAAAAATTTACATTGGCAGCGTTTCAGAAAAAGGGAAGCCTTGCAATTCCAATGCACATGGCTCTATTTGGTCTGCCTCTTCAGGTGGCAAGCAAGTTTAAGATTCCGTTGGTTTTATGGGGTGAAAACTCAGGTATGGAATATGGTGGGGTCAATCAGTCGACTTTGGGAGGTAAGATGACACGAGATTGGCTGTTATCGTATGGTGTAACACAGGGAACGCTTGCGAATTATTGGGTTTCTGATCAGCTAACTTTGAAAGACTTATCCCCCTATATTTGGCCTACAGATCAGGAACTTGATTCAAGCGGGGTTACCCCTGCTTTTTTAGGGTGGTTTTTTCATTGGGATCCTGTTGAAACGTTTCGAGTTGCCCAAGAACATGGATTTGAGTCTCTTTCTGGGACTCCTAAAACCGGTTACTATAAATTTGCAGATGTTGATGATGAATTTATAATTGGGCTGCATCATTGGCTAAAGTGGTATAAATTTGGATTTACTCGCCTATGGGACAACCTATCTTTGGAAATTCGAAATAATCGAATGACTCGAGATGAAGCCATTCAAGTCATTTCAGATGTGGGAGACGAGTACCCCCAAGAAGCCATTGATAAATTTTGTCAGTGGGTAGGCATCACAGAATCATCATTTAGAGCTATGGCAGAAAAATTCAGAAATAAAGATGTTTGGACTTTTCAAAACGGCCGTTGGCGAATCAAGAATTTTCTAATACCCAATTGGATTTGGACATGA
- the kdsB gene encoding 3-deoxy-manno-octulosonate cytidylyltransferase, producing the protein MKKICIIPARLGSSRFPGKPLADACGMPVLIHIAKRCLLSQNLDYVAVATCDVEIIDVCQKYGIPAIMTSVEHERCTDRVSEAVEKLDFSLNDNDFILMVQGDEILVTPEMLDMVIEDYQAKTTLVVNLLSRIYTQADHIDPNVVKVVSSPDQRALYLSRAPIPSKYRDSQAPAYQQTGVIGFAKSFLAHFSQLPQTPLEKIESIDMLRVLEHGLSLRVVYTDQETVAVDVPSDLERACEILKTDSLMRKYA; encoded by the coding sequence ATGAAAAAAATATGCATTATACCAGCTCGTCTTGGATCTTCCCGATTTCCCGGTAAGCCATTAGCGGATGCGTGCGGAATGCCAGTTTTGATTCATATCGCAAAAAGGTGCCTTTTGAGCCAAAATCTAGACTATGTTGCCGTTGCAACATGTGATGTTGAGATTATAGATGTTTGTCAAAAGTACGGAATTCCAGCAATTATGACGAGCGTAGAACATGAAAGATGCACAGATCGTGTCAGTGAAGCCGTTGAAAAATTAGACTTTTCATTAAATGACAATGATTTTATTCTTATGGTTCAAGGAGATGAAATTCTTGTTACTCCTGAAATGCTAGATATGGTTATTGAGGATTATCAAGCTAAAACGACGTTAGTTGTGAATCTTTTATCACGTATTTATACGCAGGCAGATCATATCGATCCAAACGTCGTTAAGGTTGTTTCTTCGCCAGATCAAAGGGCACTTTATCTCTCGCGCGCGCCCATCCCTTCTAAGTATCGCGATTCACAAGCTCCAGCCTATCAACAAACAGGTGTAATTGGCTTTGCAAAATCATTTTTAGCGCACTTTAGCCAGCTCCCACAAACACCCCTTGAAAAGATAGAGTCGATTGATATGTTGAGAGTTCTTGAGCATGGATTATCTTTAAGAGTTGTGTATACAGATCAGGAGACAGTTGCTGTAGATGTTCCTTCCGATCTTGAAAGAGCTTGTGAGATTCTAAAAACAGATTCTTTAATGCGAAAATATGCTTAA
- a CDS encoding lactate dehydrogenase, protein MLKVLVSNIGFGQASPKALLLLKEKVAISLNENSVRYDETLLSVLIQDADILIAGTEKISREVLKQAQRLKLIARVGGGVDSIDLEAVKEKQISISYTPEAPAKAIPEFTLTLMLNLIKNISQIDRKMHGGDWQRYMGKMLSSMIIGIVGAGRIGARLIHILKSLYPDIQIYFYDPFVDFASGATKVELNALFEISDLVSLHLPLTDHTRNLVGPALLQRMKPGSYLVNTARGGIVDEEALYEFLSSKHIAAAALDVFNHEPYQGPLNRLENCLLTSHIGSMTQEVREIMENQVSEDILRFIQNKPLLRALPGFNFREN, encoded by the coding sequence ATGCTTAAAGTTCTCGTTTCTAATATTGGCTTCGGTCAAGCATCGCCAAAAGCATTGCTCCTTTTAAAGGAAAAAGTTGCTATATCGCTAAATGAAAATTCTGTTCGTTATGATGAAACACTATTAAGTGTTTTAATTCAGGATGCTGACATCCTTATCGCTGGAACTGAAAAAATATCAAGAGAAGTATTAAAACAAGCTCAGCGTTTAAAGTTAATTGCACGAGTAGGGGGCGGGGTAGATAGTATTGATCTTGAGGCGGTAAAAGAAAAACAAATCAGTATTTCCTATACTCCTGAAGCGCCAGCAAAAGCCATTCCAGAGTTTACATTAACTCTGATGCTGAATTTGATTAAAAATATTAGTCAGATTGATAGAAAAATGCATGGAGGGGATTGGCAGAGGTATATGGGAAAAATGCTCTCTTCTATGATTATTGGTATTGTGGGAGCTGGTCGGATTGGGGCGCGCCTCATCCATATTTTAAAATCACTCTATCCAGATATCCAAATTTATTTTTACGATCCTTTTGTAGACTTTGCTTCAGGGGCGACAAAAGTTGAATTGAATGCATTATTTGAAATTTCTGACTTAGTTTCTTTACACCTTCCCTTGACGGATCACACACGCAACTTAGTAGGACCGGCATTGCTTCAGAGAATGAAGCCAGGAAGCTATTTAGTTAATACAGCTCGCGGAGGCATTGTTGATGAAGAAGCTCTTTATGAGTTTCTCTCAAGCAAACATATAGCAGCTGCTGCATTAGATGTATTTAATCATGAACCTTATCAGGGGCCCTTAAATAGGCTGGAAAATTGTCTTCTAACATCCCATATTGGTTCTATGACACAGGAAGTTCGAGAAATTATGGAAAATCAGGTTAGTGAGGATATCCTTCGCTTTATACAAAATAAGCCCTTACTGAGGGCATTGCCTGGTTTTAATTTTAGGGAAAATTAG
- a CDS encoding NAD(P)-dependent oxidoreductase translates to MKKAIVFGGSGFIGSHVVDALTKEGIQTTVFDIVPSAYLNKNQIFIQGDILDSEAVCRAIEGQDYVYHLAGQPDIEIGFQEPQRTLELNIVGTTNILEACRYHKVERFLFASTIYVYSNAGGFYRVSKQACELIIEEYQKNYNVNYTILRYGSLYGPRADDNNLIHRILKQAILEKKIEIGYSPDEKRDYIHVYDAARMSVDLLAPEHMNTHVMLTGHQPITRGDLLAMICEMLGGNIEIHQQQPEIDQLHGRYKFTPYVFKPQVSKKILSSQYMEFGQGLLNCMEEVHEKYIT, encoded by the coding sequence ATGAAAAAAGCTATTGTTTTTGGGGGATCTGGGTTTATAGGAAGCCATGTAGTAGACGCGCTGACAAAAGAAGGAATTCAAACAACTGTGTTTGATATCGTACCATCTGCCTATCTCAATAAAAATCAAATTTTCATTCAAGGTGATATTCTTGATTCAGAGGCAGTTTGTAGAGCAATTGAAGGCCAGGACTATGTTTATCATCTGGCAGGTCAACCAGACATAGAAATAGGCTTTCAGGAACCACAGCGCACTCTTGAATTAAATATAGTTGGGACAACTAATATATTGGAGGCTTGTCGGTACCATAAAGTAGAGCGCTTCCTTTTTGCTTCTACCATTTATGTTTATTCAAATGCGGGCGGTTTTTATCGAGTGAGTAAGCAAGCATGCGAACTGATTATCGAAGAGTATCAGAAGAATTATAATGTTAATTATACCATTCTTCGATATGGATCTCTCTATGGTCCCCGTGCGGATGATAACAACCTAATTCATAGAATTTTAAAGCAAGCTATTTTAGAAAAAAAGATTGAGATTGGCTATAGTCCCGATGAAAAGAGAGATTATATCCATGTTTACGATGCGGCTCGAATGAGCGTAGATCTTTTAGCGCCTGAGCATATGAATACCCACGTTATGTTGACAGGCCACCAACCTATTACACGGGGCGATTTGCTGGCAATGATTTGTGAAATGCTGGGGGGGAATATTGAGATTCATCAGCAACAACCGGAGATTGATCAGCTTCATGGAAGATATAAATTTACTCCATATGTCTTTAAGCCGCAAGTTTCAAAGAAAATATTGAGTTCACAATACATGGAATTTGGCCAAGGTCTATTAAATTGCATGGAAGAAGTTCATGAAAAATATATTACCTGA
- a CDS encoding HAD family hydrolase, which yields MKNILPENLQAVFLDFDGVVVESTTIKTEAFYEIYLSYGREIAEKAKEFHLAHQGITRAIKFREIHWQFLRKKCEIDEQNRLSERFAEIVFAKILECPMVDGIMDFLETICAKNIPAFLLSATPQKELELICCKRGLSQFFKTMYGAPYTKTEAGESLLKQYNLNPDQAIFVGDSLSDYEAASALGISFIARVAKGMTNPFPERLPRISSFKDVVI from the coding sequence ATGAAAAATATATTACCTGAAAATCTTCAAGCTGTTTTTCTAGATTTTGATGGAGTTGTGGTTGAATCTACAACCATAAAAACAGAAGCTTTTTACGAGATATATCTCTCCTATGGGAGAGAGATCGCTGAGAAGGCCAAAGAATTTCATCTTGCTCATCAAGGGATCACAAGGGCTATTAAGTTTCGAGAAATTCATTGGCAATTCCTACGTAAAAAGTGTGAAATAGACGAGCAAAACAGGCTCAGTGAAAGATTTGCAGAAATTGTTTTCGCAAAAATTCTTGAGTGCCCAATGGTGGATGGAATTATGGATTTCCTTGAAACAATTTGCGCGAAAAATATTCCTGCATTTTTGTTGTCAGCCACTCCTCAGAAAGAATTAGAATTGATCTGTTGTAAACGAGGGTTAAGTCAATTCTTTAAAACTATGTATGGTGCTCCTTACACCAAAACGGAAGCTGGGGAAAGTCTTCTTAAACAATATAATCTCAACCCAGATCAGGCTATCTTTGTGGGGGATAGTCTCAGTGATTATGAGGCTGCTTCTGCTCTTGGAATTTCATTCATAGCAAGGGTAGCTAAGGGAATGACAAACCCATTTCCTGAAAGGTTACCAAGGATTTCTAGTTTTAAAGATGTAGTGATTTGA
- a CDS encoding FkbM family methyltransferase, which produces MIKRIIRNGLATLTKELVRLCLKKGCLQQDDIVENLSSYIDVKTKYGKITFFCPGQLPIWRANTFFDLEPETLEWIDSFEKEGTFFDIGANVGLYSLYAGIKGHQVISFEPYSANQYILNKNIYINNLDSKVLAISAALSDKFQFSKFYMQNMKFGAAENSAGSPIDWQEKDYDSKFNQGIMEYSLDVLLNIPNMPFPNYIKIDVDGIEDKILKGAQKTLQDKRLKEVLVELDEKHSTYRNVLEFMQSSGFDLEFKKQGEVFSAGIYKDMYNHLFVRKKTNS; this is translated from the coding sequence ATGATTAAAAGAATAATAAGAAACGGTTTGGCAACTCTTACCAAAGAATTGGTGCGTTTATGCCTTAAAAAAGGCTGTTTACAACAAGATGATATTGTTGAGAATTTAAGCAGCTATATCGATGTTAAAACAAAGTATGGTAAAATAACATTTTTTTGTCCGGGACAACTGCCCATTTGGAGGGCTAATACTTTCTTTGATCTAGAGCCGGAAACATTAGAGTGGATCGATTCATTTGAAAAAGAAGGGACCTTTTTTGATATTGGAGCTAACGTTGGTCTATATAGCCTTTATGCAGGAATTAAGGGGCACCAAGTTATTTCTTTTGAGCCTTATAGTGCCAATCAATATATTCTTAACAAAAATATATACATAAATAATTTGGATTCAAAAGTATTGGCGATTTCTGCAGCTCTATCCGATAAGTTTCAGTTCAGCAAATTTTATATGCAAAATATGAAATTTGGTGCAGCTGAAAATTCAGCGGGCTCTCCAATTGATTGGCAAGAAAAGGATTATGATTCTAAATTTAATCAGGGAATAATGGAATATTCGTTGGATGTATTATTGAATATACCGAATATGCCTTTCCCTAATTATATAAAAATTGATGTTGATGGGATTGAAGATAAAATATTAAAGGGCGCCCAAAAAACCTTGCAGGATAAACGTTTAAAAGAAGTTCTTGTAGAGCTTGATGAAAAACATTCTACTTATAGGAATGTTTTAGAGTTTATGCAATCAAGTGGTTTTGATTTAGAATTTAAAAAGCAAGGTGAAGTGTTTTCTGCCGGGATATATAAGGACATGTATAATCATTTATTTGTGAGAAAAAAAACCAATTCATAA